Genomic window (Streptomyces liliiviolaceus):
TGTGGGCCGCCGTGACATGGGTCGGCAGGGGACTGTGGGCCGGCATGACATGGGTCGGCCTCGGGCTGTGGGCCGTGGTGGTCTGGCTCGGCAAGGTCGTCGGGACCCTCCTGCGGTGGATCCTCGTCGTACCCGCCGTCGCCCTGTGGCGCTGGGTCCTCGCACCGGTCGGACGAGCCGTCGCCGTCATCGCGCGGGAGATCGGCGAGGCACTGGGACACGCGTGGCGCGTCGCCGGATACGTGTCCCTCGCCGTCGGCCGCTTCCTGGGACGACTCTTCCGGTGGATCTTCGTCGAGCCGGTGCGGTGGGCGTACCGCAGTGTGTTCACTCCGATGGGGCACTTCGTGCGGGACGTCTTCTGGAAGCCCGCGGCGGAGGCAGCGCGGAGCGTGGGGCGCGTCACCCGGCAGGCCCTGGCGAGCGCCCGGGAGACGGCACGGCAGACCAGGGCCGACATCCGGCGCGCGCTGTTCGGCGCACCGCGCGAACCCGAGCCCGTACCCCTGGCCGGACCCCGTGCCGAGCCGGAACCGGTGCGCCTGGTCAAGCCCGGCGGGCCCCTGTAGAGCGCGCCCGGCCCCTCCCGAGGGGAACGCACGGGCGCCGACACACGTACTCTAGGTAGTAGTACGACCGCACTCACGAAGGACTGAACGACACTGGGCAAGCGACAGCCCGAAGGCCCGCCGCCCGCACCCGCGGTGCAGCGCATCCGACTGCGCTACACCAAGCGCGGCCGCCTCCGGTTCACCAGCCACCGTGACTTCCAGCGTGCCTTCGAGCGCGCGTTGCGCCGAGCCGAGGTGCCCATGGCGTACTCGGCGGGGTTCACGCCGCACCCGAAGGTGTCGTACGCCAATGCCGCACCCACCGGCACGGGCAGTGAGGCGGAATATCTGGAGATCGCGCTCACCGACGCGCGCGATCCCGAAAAGCTGCGCGCACTCCTCGACGAGTCGATGCCCGAGGGGCTCGACATCATCGACGCCGTGGAGGCCCGTACGTCGGGTCTCGCCGACCGGCTCACCGCGTCCGTGTGGGAGATGCGCCTCGACGGCGTGTCCCACGAGGACGCGCTGCGCGCGGTCGACGCCTTCACGGCGGCCGAGACCGTCGAGGTGCAGCGCAAGGCGAAGAACGGCATGCGCACCTTCGACGCCCGCGGCCCCGTCGCGAGTCTGGAGGCGCACAGTGCACAGCCGACGGCACACGGTCCACAGGCTGATAGGCCGACCGACCAGGCCTGTGCGATACTGCGGCTGGTTGTTCGGCACGTGACGCCTGCCGTTCGACCTGACGACGTCCTGTCCGGTCTCCGAGCTGTGGCCGACCTGGCGCCGCCGGTCCCCGCAGCGGTGACCAGGCTGGCGCAGGGGCTTTTCGATGAAGAGACCGGCACGGTGACCGACCCGCTCGCGCCCGACCGCGAGGCAGCAGCACCTTCTCCGGGAACGTCCGGGGACAGCGCAGCCGCCGCCGCGAAGGCGCTGGCGTAAGGAAGGTCCCGCGCAGGGACGTACGTCGAAGCGCCGCCCTCGTATCCGGGAGCCACCTGGTTCGGGCAGCGCACCGACCAGAAGACTTTCGCCAGGCCGTACGCACTCATGGCATACGGAACCGGCGAGACAGGACACAGAGAGCTCCCGTGCGGCGCCCGCGCCCCGGACGGCGGCACCGCGCAACGCGCGAGCCGCGGACGTCACCGGATCCGCGGCGCCCGGGAGCCTGACGGGAGATCCACCCGCATGCTTGAGCCGACCGACCCCACCGAGCCTTCCACGGGCTCCGACAACAGCACCCCGAGCGACACGCTGCCGCCACGCCGGCGCCGTCGTGCCGCCTCGCGCCCCGCCGGCCCGCCGTCGGCGAACGCCGAGGGCACGGCCGTGGCGGAGACCACGGCGCCGGCCATACCGGCTGTGACCTCCGCGGACCTCGCGACGGACGAGGCGCAGGAGAGCGAAGAGGCGGCCGTGACCGCCGCTCCCAGGAAGAGGGCCGCGGCGAAGACGCCCGCGGCCACCACGGACGAACCGGCGGAGGCAGCGGCCGACGAGGCCGCGCCCGCCCCCCGCGCGCGCCGTCGTGCCACCCGTCGGGCGTCCGCCCCGGCGGGAGCCCCGCAGGCCGCCGAAACCGCAAGTGCCGAGACCGCCGCGCCGGCCGTCACGGCGGCGCCCGAGGTGCCCGCCGAGGCCGAGACCGAGGCTGACGCCGACGCGGCGCCCGCCCCGCGTGCGCGCCGTCGTGCGACGCGTCGGGCGACCGCGCCCACGGGTGCGCCGCAGGCGGCTGAGGCCGCTGAGACGGTCGTAGCCGCTGAGACGTCCGTGACCGCTGAGACCGTCGAGGCCCCGGCTGCCGCTCCGGTCGCCGAGGAGACTCCGGCCGCGGAAGAGACTTCGGCCGTCGAGGCCGACGCGGCGCCCGCCCCGCGTGCGCGCCGTCGTGCGACGCGTCGGGCGACCGCGCCCACGGGTGCGCCGCAGGCGGCTGAGGCCGCTGAGACGGTCGTAGCCGCTGAGACGTCCGTGGCCGCTGAGACCGTCGAGGCCCCGGCTGCCGCTCCGGTCGCCGAGGAGACTCCGGCCGCGGAAGAGACTTCGGCCGTCGAGGCCGACGCTGCGCCCGCCCCGCGTGCGCGCCGTCGTGCGACCCGCCGCGCCACCGCGCCCGCCGGTGCGCCGCAGGCGGAGGCGGAGAGCGGGACGCCCGAGCAGGCGCCCGTCGAGGCCGCCGCCGAGCCCACTCGTCGTACCGCCCGGCAGAAGCCGGAGCACGCCGAGACCCCCACCGCGACCGAGCCCGCCGAGGCCGTTGCTCGCGACGAGCGCAGGGAGGCCCCCGTGGCCGCTGCCAAGAACGACCGGTCCGCCGAGACCGAGACCTCCGCCGACGCCGACGACGCCACCCCGCGCCGCGCCCGTCGCCGGGCCACCCGCAAGGCCGCCGGAGGCTTCTCCGCGCCCGCGGCCCGCAAGACCGCCGAGGAGGGTTCGGCCCGGCGCCCCGCGCGCCCCGCCGTCGCCGTCTTCCAGGCGCCGGTCTTCACCGAGCCGATGTTCCAGACGCCGGAGCGCGCCGCTGCCGCCGCCGCGGCCGAGGCCGCCGAAGAGGCGGAGGAGGTCGTGGAGCCGGTCCAGCCGCAGGCCGCCGCCCCCGTGGCCGCCGCCGAGGAGGAGACGGGCGGTCCGCGCCGTCGCCGCCGCCGTGGCAAGGCCGAGGAGCCCGCCGCCCCCGCCGAGCGCGCCCCGGTGGAGCGTGCCCCCGAGGCCGAGGAACCGGCCGACGAGGAGCCCGTCGAGGAGGAGTCCGCCGAGGACGCCGTCGACGGTGACGACAGCGAGGAGACCGGTTCGCGCCGCCGTCGCCGCCGCGGTGGCCGTCGCCGCCGCCGGGGCGAGTCGGCCGACGCGGACGACGACTTCGCGGGAGAGCAGAACGAGCGGGGCGAGCGCGGCGAGCAGGCCGCCCGGACCTCCGACGACACCGAGGACACCGCCGCGCAGGCCGAGGAGGACTCCGCCGACGCGGACGACGACCACGACGACGCCGGCGGCTCCAGCAGCAGCCGTCGCAGGCGGCGCCGTCGCCGTCGCGCCGGTGACTCCTCCGGCGAGGCCGAGTCCGGCGACAGCGACCCCGAGCGCACGGTCGTCAAGGTCCGCGAGCCCCGCAAGAAGGACGAGCACCCGAGCGACGAGGTCCAGTCCATCAAGGGCTCGACCCGCCTGGAGGCCAAGAAGCAGCGCCGCCGTGAAGGGCGCGAGCAGGGCCGCCGCCGCGTCCCGATCATCACCGAGGCCGAGTTCCTGGCCCGCCGTGAGGCCGTCGAGCGCGTGATGGTCGTCCGCCAGAGCGGCGAGCGTACGCAGATCGGCGTCCTTGAGGACGACGTGCTCGTGGAGCACTACGTCAACAAGGAGCAGTCGACGTCGTACGTCGGCAACGTCTACCTGGGCAAGGTCCAGAACGTGCTGCCGTCGATGGAGGCCGCCTTCATCGACATCGGCAAGGGCCGCAACGCGGTCCTGTACGCCGGTGAGGTCAACTTCGAGGCGCTGGGCATGGCCAACGGCCCCCGCCGCATCGAGAGCGCCCTGAAGTCCGGCCAGTCGGTCCTCGTGCAGGTCACCAAGGACCCGATCGGCCACAAGGGCGCCCGCCTCACCAGCCAGGTCTCGCTGCCCGGCCGCTACCTGGTCTACGTGCCCGAGGGCTCCATGACCGGCATCAGCCGCAAGCTGCCCGACACCGAGCGCGCCCGGCTGAAGACCATCCTCAAGAAGATCGTCCCCGAGGACGCGGGCGTCATCGTGCGCACCGCCGCCGAGGGCGCGAGCGAGGACGAGCTGCGCCGTGACGTCGAGCGGCTGCAGGCGCAGTGGGAGGACATCGAGAAGAAGGCGAAGAGCGGCAACGCCCCGACCCTGCTGTACGGCGAGCCGGACATGACCGTCCGCGTCGTCCGCGACATCTTCAACGAGGACTTCTCCAAGGTCATCGTCAGCGGCGACGAGGCATGGGACACCATCCACGGTTACGTCGCCCATGTGGCGCCCGACCTGGCGACCCGCCTGTCGCGGTGGACCTCCGAGGTCGACGTCTTCGCGACGTACCGGATCGACGAGCAGCTCGCCAAGGCGCTGGACCGCAAGGTCTGGCTGCCCAGCGGTGGTTCGCTGGTCATCGACAAGACCGAAGCGATGATCGTCATCGACGTCAACACCGGCAAGTTCACCGGTCAGGGCGGCAACCTCGAAGAGACGGTCACCAGGAACAACCTGGAGGCGGCCGAGGAGATCGTGCGCCAGCTGCGGCTGCGCGACCTCGGCGGCATCGTCGTCATCGACTTCATCGACATGGTCCTTGAGTCCAACCGGGACCTGGTGCTCAGGCGCCTCCTGGAGTGCCTGGGCCGCGACCGTACGAAGCACCAGGTGGCCGAGGTCACCTCGCTGGGCCTCGTCCAGATGACCCGCAAGCGGGTCGGCCAGGGCCTGCTGGAGTCGTTCTCGGAGACCTGCGTCCACTGCAACGGCCGCGGCGTGATCGTGCACATGGAGCAGCCGACCTCCGCCGGAGGCGGCGGCAAGCGCAAGAAGCGCGGTCGCGGCGGCGCCGAGCAGACCCACGACCACGAGCACACGTACGAGACGGAGACGGCCGAGGTTGCCGAGCCGGACGAGACGGCCGCCGAGGTCGCCGCGGAGGCCGCCGAGCCCGTCGCGCTTCCCGAGCCCGAGTTCGTACCGGACGAGGACCTGTACAGCAGTGCCGCCGAGGCGGAGGCCGCGGCCACCCGTGGTGGGCGTTCGCGTCGCCGGTCGGGCCGGCGGGCGTCGGCCCCGGTGGGTGCGCCGAGGTCCGAGTCCCGCAGGTCCGAGCGGGCCGAGCGCGCGGAGCGGGCCGAGCAGGCCGAGCGCCGGGACGAGGTTCCGACCGCGCAGTCGGTGACGCCGGAGGAGGAGATCGCGCGTCCGGTCCGGCAGGAGCCGGCCGAGGTCGCGCAGACGGCGCCCGTCGCCGCCGAGGACCCGGTGGTCGAGGCCACGGCCGCCACCGAGGCCCCGGCCGTCGACGACGCGGCCCCCAAGGGCCGTACGCGCCGTCGGGCGACCCGCAAGGTGTCCGCGCCCGCCGGTTCGCCCACGGCGGCCGAGGAGGCCGTGGTGACGGTCACCGAGCCGGTCGCCGCGCCCGCCGAGCCCGTGGAGCAGGCCGCCCCCGCGGAGGAGCAGCCCGTCGCCGAGAGCGCCGCCCCGGCCCGTCCGAGGCGTCGTGCGGTCCGCAAGGCCACCGCGCCGACCTCGTCCGCCGAGACCGCTGTCACGGTCGTTCCGGCGGCGCAGCAGGAAGCCCCGGCGCAGGCCGAGGCGCCGGCCGAGGCTCCCGCGGAGTCGTCCGGCGCGGACGGCGAGGAGACCGGCGCGCCGGCCAAGAAGACGGCCCGCAAGGCGGCCAAGAAGGCGCCCGCGAAGAAGGCCGCCGCCAAGAAGACGACGACGGCGGCCAAGAAGACGGCCGCCAAGAAGACCACGGCCAAGAAGGCGACGAAGACCGCCAAGACGGCCGCGAAGTCGACGTCCAAGAAGACCGCGGCGGCTGAGCAGCAGACGCCGTCCACCGTCACGGCCTCCACCGACGAGGACTGACGGAGCGGGACAACGGCCGGGGCGCGAGCCTCGGTACGGCGCCCCCCGACCGGCGATCACCTCGCCGGCCGGGGGGCGCCGTCGTCACCCGTACGATCCGCTCGGTCACCCGAACTGTCGTTCCGGGGGCCCGGTTTGACGTACCGTGACATGGTTTGGGAAGCATCACGGACATCACATTCACCCCCCGCCCCTTGGCGCGTGATCCCTCACCTGTAAAACTCGGGCGGTCATTGATTACACATACACGGGTGTGCGTCGGGGAGGGCGCTCACACGTGTCAGGGGAGGGGATCTCATGGCGCGCGTGCGCCTGCAGGGCACGGGGCGGCACCGCGCTGTGAAACCGGTCAGGGGAAGCCGTCAGGCGCTCGCGCTGGCGACCGTCCTGTCCGCGGCGGGGATCCAGGCCGGTACGACGGCGGGGACGGCGCAGGCCGTCGACAACCCGACGTGGACCGAGGGGCCGATCTTCAACGACCCGCTCGGCACCACCGACCAGCAGTACGCGATCCGCGCCCGGCTGATCGAGCTGACGAACTCCGCGCTGCCCGGCTCCACGATCAAGGTCGCGGTCTACCACGTCTGGGAGGCCGGCGTCGTCGACGCGCTCGTCGCCGCCAAGAACCGCGGTGTGCAGGTGCAGGTGCTGCTCGACGAGTCCAGCATCAGCGACCGCCCGACGAACACCGCCTACGGGACGCTCGCCTCGGGGCTCGGCACGGACCGCACGAAGGGCTCGTACGTCTCGACGTGTCCGGAGAACAAGTCGTGTCTCGGCGACCCCAAGTTCGGGCAGTCGATCATGCACAACAAGTTCTGGCTGTTCTCGGCGGTCAAGGGCGCCACGAACGTGGTCGTCGAGACCACCTCGAACTCCACGCCCTCCGCGCACACGCGCTTCTTCAACGACGCGCTGCTGCTGCCGAACAACCCGACGATGTACGACGCGTACGCGGACTACTTCGACACGATGGTCGCGCAGGACTGGGAGTCCTGGAACTACCGCACGGTGAGCAACGGCCTCTACAAGGCGTACTTCTTCCCGCGGGCGGGCAACACACGGGCCACCGACTCGGTGTACTCGATCCTCAACAACGTCACCTGTAAGTACAAGGACACCGCGGGCGTCACGCAGTCGACCAAGGTCCGGGTGGCGATCTTCAAGATCACGCGGCTGGCCATCGCGGAGAAACTGGTCGACCTGAAGAAGGCGGGCTGCTCCGTGAGCATCGTCTACGCGGAGTCGGACAGCGCCAAGAGCAGCGGCGGCATCAAGGGCACCTGGGAGAAGCTGCACACCACCGGGGGGCCGACCGTACGCTGCTACAACGACGACCGGGACCCGCTGAACCCCGGCAAGAAGCTGGTCACGCCGTACATCATCCACTCCAAGTACATCCTGGTGGACGGCATGTACGACGGCGTGAAGAACAAGGTCAGCTTCACCGGCTCCGGCAACTACACAGGCCCCGCGCTGCGCGAGAACGACGAGTCGATCGTGAAGGTCGACGACGACGCCGTGCACGACATGTACAAGGTCCACTTCGACCGGGTGACCAAGGTCGCCTACCCGGGCACCGCGGACACCACGGATCTGTGCAAGGGCGTGAAGCCGCTGCCGGCGGACGGCGAACCCACGTAGGTTGCCTGGTCAGGGGGTGGTCGGGGCCCGGTTTGACCCCCAGGTCGGGGCCCCGTAACCTTGACCCTCGGTGTGTTTCTTGACGCACCGCATTCCCGTAAACCTCTTCCTCCTGGTGGCTCGCGCCCCGGGAGAGGCTGCCTCCTTCGCTCTTCTGGCGGCTGGACTGCGGGGATTCCGATTTCGAGTGAGAGAGAGATCCGCGTGTACGCCATCGTGCGCAGCGGTGGTCGCCAGCACAAGGTTGCTGTCGGCGACATCGTTGAGGTTGACAAGATTTCCACTGCCAAGGTCGGCGACACGGTCGAGCTCTCGACCCTGCTCGTTGTGGACGGCGACGCCGTCACCAGCGACCCGTGGGTCCTGGCCGGCATCAAGGTCCAGGCCGAGATCGTGGATCACCACAAGGGTGTGAAGATCGACATCCTTCGCTACAAGAACAAGACCGGCTACCGCCGTCGTCAGGGCCACCGCCAGCAGTACACGGCGATCAAGGTCACTGAGATCCCCGCGGCTGCGAAGTAAGGGACTGAGGAGAGATGGCACACAAGAAGGGCGCATCGTCCACCCGGAACGGTCGCGACTCCAATGCTCAGCGGCTCGGTGTGAAGCGCTTCGGCGGTCAGACCGTCAACGCCGGTGAGATCCTGGTCCGCCAGCGTGGCACCCACTTCCACCCCGGCGTGAGCGTCGGCCGTGGCAAGGACGACACGCTGTTCGCGCTGGCCGCCGGTGCGGTCGAGTTCGGCACGCACCGCGGCCGCAAGGTCGTGAACATCGTTCCGGTCGCCTGACCGGATCTTTCGCGAGGCGGACCTCACTTCCCGTACGGGAAGCGGGTCCGCCTTTCGCGTGTTTTAACTGGTGGAGAGGGCTCTGTCGGACAGACCTCCCCACCGAGTAGTGATCATCGGGCGGCGACGACCGCGCGGTGCTCATCGATGAGAGATTTTCCGTACGTAACTGGAGGCACATCCCATGACCACCTTCGTGGACCGCGTCGAGCTGCACGTCGCCGCGGGTAGCGGAGGCCACGGCTGTGCCTCCGTCCACCGGGAGAAGTTCAAGCCCCTCGGCGGCCCGGACGGCGGCAACGGCGGCCGTGGCGGTGACGTGATCCTGGTCGTCGACCAGTCCGTCACCACGCTCCTCGACTACCACCACTCCCCGCACCGCAAGGCCACCAGCGGTCGGCCCGGCGAGGGCGGCAACCGCTCCGGCAAGGACGGCCAGGACCTGATTCTGCCCGTGCCGGACGGCACCGTCATCCAGGACAAGGACGGGAACGTCCTCGCGGACCTGGTGGGCCAGGGCACGACCTACGTGGCCGCCGAGGGCGGCAGGGGCGGCCTCGGCAACGCGGCACTGTCCTCGGCCCGCCGCAAGGCGCCCGGCTTCGCCCTGCTGGGTGTTCCCGGCGGTATGCAGGACATCGTCCTGGAGCTGAAGACGGTCGCGGACGTGGCGCTGGTCGGCTACCCGAGCGCGGGCAAGTCCTCGCTGATCTCGGTGCTGTCGGCGGCCAAGCCGAAGATCGCCGACTACCCCTTCACGACCCTCGTCCCCAACCTCGGCGTGGTGACGGCCGGCTCGACGGTCTACACGATCGCCGACGTGCCGGGACTGATCCCCGGTGCCAGCCAGGGCAAGGGCCTCGGGCTCGAATTCCTGCGGCACGTGGAGCGCTGCGAGGTGCTGGTCCACGTGCTGGACACGGCGACCCTGGAGTCGGACCGCGACCCCGTCTCCGACCTCGACATCATCGAGGAGGAGCTGAACCAGTACGGCGGGCTGGGCAACCGGCCGCGCCTCGTCGTCCTCAACAAGATCGACGTGCCCGACGGCAAGGACCTGGCCGAGATGGTGCGCCCCGACCTGGAGGCGCGCGGCTACCAGGTCTTCGCGATCTCGGCGGTCGCCCACATGGGTCTCAAGGAGCTCTCCTTCGCGCTGGCCGAGCTGGTCGGGCAGGCGCGTGCGGCGAAGCCGAAGGAGGAGGCGACGCGGATCGTCATCCGGCCGAAGGCGGTCGACGACGCGGGCTTCACCGTGGTGCGGGAGGACGACGGGCTGTACCGCGTGCGCGGCGAGAAGCCGGAGCGGTGGGTCCGGCAGACCGACTTCAGCAACGACGAGGCCGTCGGGTACCTGGCCGACCGGCTCGCCCGCCTCGGCATCGAGACCTCGCTGATGAAGGCGGGTGCCCGTACGGGTGACGGCGTGGCCATCGGGCCCGAGGAGAACGCGGTCGTCTTCGACTGGGAGCCGACGGTGATGGCGGGGGCGGAGATGCTCGGGCGCCGTGGTGAGGACCACCGTTTCGACGCGCCTCGGCCGGCTTCGCAGCGGCGTCGGGACAAGCAGGCGGAGCGGGACGAGGCGGACCAGGAGTACGACGACTTCAACCCGTTCTAAGGTCTTGGCCCGCCGGGCCGGGGGTGTGCGTACGGTGCGGCTCGGTGGGGCTGGGTGCGCCGTTCCCCGCGCCCCTGGGGGTTGTGCGTTCCGTGCGGCCCGGTGGGGGCTAGTCGCGCCGTTCCCCGCGCCCCTGGGGTGGGTGGGGGTGCGGTGGTTTTTGGCCGCGGGCCGGTGGGTGTGGCCGCGCAGTTCCTCGCGCCCCATTCTGACCAGAACGCGGCAGCCGTGCCGTATCCGTATCTCCGCAACGCCGGGAAAATCGCGGGTCGTTGTCAGCGCCGCGCCCTAGGGTAAGCCTCTCGATCACACGGAGTGGTCGACGCGTATCAAGGGGAGATCACGCACTTGCGTATACGAAGATTCGCGGCGGGAACGGCACTTGCCACTCTTGCCGCGTCGGTGACCCTGCTCGCTGCCCCCGGCCCTGCTCAGGCTCTGGACAGCGTCGTGCTCCCGGTGACCTCACACTGGCAGACTCTCGCCGACAGTCGACACGTCTACGTCTCCGCTCCCGGTCAGGGCGCCGTGGTGGCCACAGACCACGACGGAGAGGTGATCAAGACAGTCGAAGGACTCGACGGAGCCCGCGGTATGACGCTCGCGGCCGACGAGTCCCGTCTGTACGTTGCTCTGCCCGACGCCGACGCGATCGCGGAGATCGACACGACCACCCTCATCGAGACCCGACGCTTCCCCACTGGCACGGACACCGAACCGGAGAATCTCGCCCTGGTCGGCG
Coding sequences:
- a CDS encoding TIGR03936 family radical SAM-associated protein, with the protein product MQRIRLRYTKRGRLRFTSHRDFQRAFERALRRAEVPMAYSAGFTPHPKVSYANAAPTGTGSEAEYLEIALTDARDPEKLRALLDESMPEGLDIIDAVEARTSGLADRLTASVWEMRLDGVSHEDALRAVDAFTAAETVEVQRKAKNGMRTFDARGPVASLEAHSAQPTAHGPQADRPTDQACAILRLVVRHVTPAVRPDDVLSGLRAVADLAPPVPAAVTRLAQGLFDEETGTVTDPLAPDREAAAPSPGTSGDSAAAAAKALA
- a CDS encoding Rne/Rng family ribonuclease encodes the protein MLEPTDPTEPSTGSDNSTPSDTLPPRRRRRAASRPAGPPSANAEGTAVAETTAPAIPAVTSADLATDEAQESEEAAVTAAPRKRAAAKTPAATTDEPAEAAADEAAPAPRARRRATRRASAPAGAPQAAETASAETAAPAVTAAPEVPAEAETEADADAAPAPRARRRATRRATAPTGAPQAAEAAETVVAAETSVTAETVEAPAAAPVAEETPAAEETSAVEADAAPAPRARRRATRRATAPTGAPQAAEAAETVVAAETSVAAETVEAPAAAPVAEETPAAEETSAVEADAAPAPRARRRATRRATAPAGAPQAEAESGTPEQAPVEAAAEPTRRTARQKPEHAETPTATEPAEAVARDERREAPVAAAKNDRSAETETSADADDATPRRARRRATRKAAGGFSAPAARKTAEEGSARRPARPAVAVFQAPVFTEPMFQTPERAAAAAAAEAAEEAEEVVEPVQPQAAAPVAAAEEETGGPRRRRRRGKAEEPAAPAERAPVERAPEAEEPADEEPVEEESAEDAVDGDDSEETGSRRRRRRGGRRRRRGESADADDDFAGEQNERGERGEQAARTSDDTEDTAAQAEEDSADADDDHDDAGGSSSSRRRRRRRRRAGDSSGEAESGDSDPERTVVKVREPRKKDEHPSDEVQSIKGSTRLEAKKQRRREGREQGRRRVPIITEAEFLARREAVERVMVVRQSGERTQIGVLEDDVLVEHYVNKEQSTSYVGNVYLGKVQNVLPSMEAAFIDIGKGRNAVLYAGEVNFEALGMANGPRRIESALKSGQSVLVQVTKDPIGHKGARLTSQVSLPGRYLVYVPEGSMTGISRKLPDTERARLKTILKKIVPEDAGVIVRTAAEGASEDELRRDVERLQAQWEDIEKKAKSGNAPTLLYGEPDMTVRVVRDIFNEDFSKVIVSGDEAWDTIHGYVAHVAPDLATRLSRWTSEVDVFATYRIDEQLAKALDRKVWLPSGGSLVIDKTEAMIVIDVNTGKFTGQGGNLEETVTRNNLEAAEEIVRQLRLRDLGGIVVIDFIDMVLESNRDLVLRRLLECLGRDRTKHQVAEVTSLGLVQMTRKRVGQGLLESFSETCVHCNGRGVIVHMEQPTSAGGGGKRKKRGRGGAEQTHDHEHTYETETAEVAEPDETAAEVAAEAAEPVALPEPEFVPDEDLYSSAAEAEAAATRGGRSRRRSGRRASAPVGAPRSESRRSERAERAERAEQAERRDEVPTAQSVTPEEEIARPVRQEPAEVAQTAPVAAEDPVVEATAATEAPAVDDAAPKGRTRRRATRKVSAPAGSPTAAEEAVVTVTEPVAAPAEPVEQAAPAEEQPVAESAAPARPRRRAVRKATAPTSSAETAVTVVPAAQQEAPAQAEAPAEAPAESSGADGEETGAPAKKTARKAAKKAPAKKAAAKKTTTAAKKTAAKKTTAKKATKTAKTAAKSTSKKTAAAEQQTPSTVTASTDED
- a CDS encoding phospholipase D-like domain-containing protein, whose protein sequence is MARVRLQGTGRHRAVKPVRGSRQALALATVLSAAGIQAGTTAGTAQAVDNPTWTEGPIFNDPLGTTDQQYAIRARLIELTNSALPGSTIKVAVYHVWEAGVVDALVAAKNRGVQVQVLLDESSISDRPTNTAYGTLASGLGTDRTKGSYVSTCPENKSCLGDPKFGQSIMHNKFWLFSAVKGATNVVVETTSNSTPSAHTRFFNDALLLPNNPTMYDAYADYFDTMVAQDWESWNYRTVSNGLYKAYFFPRAGNTRATDSVYSILNNVTCKYKDTAGVTQSTKVRVAIFKITRLAIAEKLVDLKKAGCSVSIVYAESDSAKSSGGIKGTWEKLHTTGGPTVRCYNDDRDPLNPGKKLVTPYIIHSKYILVDGMYDGVKNKVSFTGSGNYTGPALRENDESIVKVDDDAVHDMYKVHFDRVTKVAYPGTADTTDLCKGVKPLPADGEPT
- the rplU gene encoding 50S ribosomal protein L21, which gives rise to MYAIVRSGGRQHKVAVGDIVEVDKISTAKVGDTVELSTLLVVDGDAVTSDPWVLAGIKVQAEIVDHHKGVKIDILRYKNKTGYRRRQGHRQQYTAIKVTEIPAAAK
- the rpmA gene encoding 50S ribosomal protein L27, with the protein product MAHKKGASSTRNGRDSNAQRLGVKRFGGQTVNAGEILVRQRGTHFHPGVSVGRGKDDTLFALAAGAVEFGTHRGRKVVNIVPVA
- the obgE gene encoding GTPase ObgE translates to MTTFVDRVELHVAAGSGGHGCASVHREKFKPLGGPDGGNGGRGGDVILVVDQSVTTLLDYHHSPHRKATSGRPGEGGNRSGKDGQDLILPVPDGTVIQDKDGNVLADLVGQGTTYVAAEGGRGGLGNAALSSARRKAPGFALLGVPGGMQDIVLELKTVADVALVGYPSAGKSSLISVLSAAKPKIADYPFTTLVPNLGVVTAGSTVYTIADVPGLIPGASQGKGLGLEFLRHVERCEVLVHVLDTATLESDRDPVSDLDIIEEELNQYGGLGNRPRLVVLNKIDVPDGKDLAEMVRPDLEARGYQVFAISAVAHMGLKELSFALAELVGQARAAKPKEEATRIVIRPKAVDDAGFTVVREDDGLYRVRGEKPERWVRQTDFSNDEAVGYLADRLARLGIETSLMKAGARTGDGVAIGPEENAVVFDWEPTVMAGAEMLGRRGEDHRFDAPRPASQRRRDKQAERDEADQEYDDFNPF